The region TATGGGACTAGCAACTGACACTGTTTCTTCTTTCCCATGATTCCATTCTCATGGCTGATATAGAGGGAAAATGGGGCAAAAGAGAAGGTTGATATAACATGTTTTGGGGCGAAATCTGGAAATCATGTTGGACGGTGCTTATTCCTTATCTAAGATCCCAGCTATGTGACTGAACTAACAAAGTTAATCAGAACCAAATCATCTCCCAGCTCTGATGAAGAAGAGGACTCAGCCAAGTTTGTGAGTTTCTTTCCAGACTTCATCTGGACTGTGCGGGATTTCATGTTGGAACTGGAGTTAGATGACTGCCCCATCACTGAAGATGAGTACCTGGAGAATGCCTTGAAGTTGATTCCAGGTATCAGAGCAGGGCCAGAGTGTTGGATGGCTCAGTAGGAGGTGGAAGTCAACAGAGCTCTGATATTCATCACTTGATATCAATCTTGATTTGAGGTTGAGTTGAGGCCATGCTAATGGTGCCTGGTGAACGACAGATGGTGACTTCGGTCATTATTGTTACTGGGAAAACTCTAGTGAGGAGGGCTTAAGCTCACAGAGGAAATGCTGGATCCAATATTAGACCAAATGATTTTAGAGAAATGAATAccgtggggggaaaaaaaggctcaCATAAACTTATATTACATATTAAATCTAAGTGCTTCTTTTCTATTTGAGAAAGATAATCCATCAAACCAGAATCAAAAggtaaacaaaaaaacaaattttcaaagTACCTTAATACAGTGCATCTTACCAGCATAGGTAGCTACATTTTTCATATTGATAGATAGGCTATTTATACACTACAGAGCTCAGAAAAAAAGCATTGCCATGTCCTTCCAGTAAGACTGTCAGATCCTTTATATGCTCTTTCTCATAGTATCACACTCCTCATCCTTACACAGTATACATCAGCTAAAATAATAAGTTAGTTATTCAGATTATTTTAGCAGAGTGGAACCTGGAAGcaatattcatttttgtttacCTAATcatttacttccctggtggctcagctggtaaagaatctgcctgcaatgcaggagacctgagtttaatccctgggttgggaagatctcccagagaagaaaatggctacccactccagtattcttgcctggagaattccatggacagaggagcctggcaagctgcagtccatgaggttgcaaagagttggacataactaagcgactaagtttcactttcaataatttattcattctttcaataaataagtatttgttgaactaCTGGTAGATGCCCAGAATCCTTCTGTATAATAATCACATCCAGTGTAAAATGATGCAAAGAATAGATCAGGTCtcctggtttcagttcagttcagttcatttcagtcgttcagtcatgtccaactctgtgaccctatagactgcagcatgccaggcttccctgtccatcaccaactcccagaacttgctcaaactaatgtccattaagtcagtgatgccatccaaccatctcatcctctgtcgtcctcttctcctcctgcctttaatctttcccagcatcagggtcttttcaaataaggcagttcgcatcaggtggccaaagtattggagtttcagcttcagcatcagttcttccaatgaatagtcaaaattgatttcctttaggattgactggttggatctccttgcagtccacgggactctcaagagtattctccaacaccacaattcaaaagcatttattCTTCGGCAtgcaactttctttatagtccaactctcacatccatacatgactactggaaaaaccatagctttcactagatggacctttgttggcaaagtaatgtctctgctttttaacatactttctaggttgctcataacttttcttccaaagagcaagcgtcttttaattttcatggcttcagtcaccatctgcagtgacttcagagccaaaaaaataaagtctctcactgtttccattgtttccctatctatttgccatgaagtgatgagaccagatgccatgatcttcgttttttgaatgttgagttttaagtcaactttttccacACTTCTTtgccactttcatcaagaggctttttagttcttcttcattttctgctgtaagggtggtgtcatctgcatatctaaggttattgatatttctccaggcaatcttgattccagcttgtgcttcatccagctcagcatttcacatgatgtactatgcatataagttaaaaatgcagggtgacaatatacagccttgatgtactcctttcccaacttgaaaccagtctgttgttccatgtccggtctaaatgttgcttcttaacctgcatacagttttctcaggaggcaggtaaggtggtttggtattcccatctctttaagaattgtccacagtttgttgtgatccacacagtcaaaggctttggcagaagtagtcaataaagcagaagtagatgtttttctggaactttcttgcttttttgatgatgcaatgatgttggcaatttgatctctggttcctctgccttttctaaatccagcttgaacatctggaagttcatggttcatgtactgttgaagcctgggttggagaattttgagcattactttgctagcatgtgagatgggtgcaattgtgtggtagtttgaacattctttggcattgcctttctttgggattggtttCATTTAGGCTACACTAACATGAAATGCTAAAGTAATCTCCAATCATATCTACAATGTGTGTACTTTTTTGCTCTGATTTATGAAGCGTTTCTTCACATCCTGAGTATCATTTTGTCTTCCACAGGTTATTTTTCCAGCaatatcataaatatataataaatatctttatttctatcATCACGTTACTATAGAGCTCATATGTCATTTCTCACATGGGAACTGTAATctcagaaaaatatttctgaCAATTTCTTGGATTAATCTATTACTCAAGAAACATCTAATCAGTAGTTGATCCACTGCACAGCATGGAAAGTTAAGGAAAAGAATCAGAAGTTTGTCACTAAGAATGGGttcctcccctgcctcctcagaaGTACTTCCTTTGCTCTTAGAGATATacaaaaggtggggggggggggggcaagggGATTTTCCACCCCTGGGTAGATTAGTGTAAGATTGATTTGCATGATTCAATAATAGGAGCTATCTGAGTATGAGAGTTATAATGATACAAAGATCCTTGGAACTGAAAGTCCTCAGCCCCCTATTCCTTTCATGACTGCTCTTTttccaattctccaggcaaggatcccaAAATCCAAAATTCCAATATGCCCAGAGAGTGTATTAGgaaattttttccaaaaagaaagtgCTTTGTCTTTGACCGGCCTACAAATGATAGAAGGCTATTACTCCGTATTGAGGAACTATCAGATAACCAATTGGATGTGAATTTCCAGAAGCAATCAGAAGATTTTTGCTCATATATCTTTACCCATGCAAAGCCCAAGACCCTAAGAGAAGGAATCACTGTCACTGGGGGAGGTGAGTCTCCTTCGCTACCTCATGTCTCAATGTGCTTCAGTGTATGTTAAACTTGTGATTACACTCTGGATTTCTCTGGGTTTCTCTGTAGCCGTGTTTTCTTCTCCATGTGACTTGGAAAACAGATGTTCATGCCACTCATGAAAATGCATGTTTCTTCATTTAAAGAAGCATATACAAGTGCTTGTTGCAGTCTACCAAATCTCATGAAACTATTACATTAATGATATAAATTAAAGATAGAAATCTTCATGGTGATGAGATGTCTGAAGGGATAAGTGTTTCAAGTGAGAATAGGCAAGATATTTTGTGAATTTACatgaatcagaaaataaatagtaGTTATGAATCTGTGTAAGTTCAATGAGTGTCTGAGTAACAAATGTAAATACAATCTTATGTACAGGGCTGGCTTCACGGACATGCCACCTGGGCAGTCATGCTGAGATGAGCCCTGCTTGGTTTCATGTTTGTTCCAACTGTCCTCAAATTCTTGATGACATTTCAACAAGACATTTTCATTTACAAATAATGCCCACAAGTTATGTAATTTACTTATATCTATaataagttctttttattttattacaatgGGAAAAGTGATCTAGGAGAATCTTGGGCATATTGTTTGAGATCATTTGTTCAATATTGTAATGTGATGAATTTGAGAACCAAAAGATAGAGTGAATAGTAGGCATAGTGATGTTATTATAAAGAAGTAGATTCATAGATCAAACAGGAGAAGGATACAAGCATGAGTAAATAGAATGAGGAGAagaataaatagaggaaaaggaAACTTCCACTTCCATaaaattttagtgatttttttataGTGCTAATCTCTAAATCTATAAAACAGGTAAGAATTCTCTCtccacttaataaatattatgtaTCTTTCAGGGTTGGGGACTCTGGTGGAGGCCTACGTAGATGCCATCAACAGTGGAGGAGTTCCCTGTTTGGAGAATGCGGTAATAACTCTGGCTGAGCGTGAGAACTCAGCAGCCGTGCAGAAGGCAGCTGACCACTACAGTGAGCAGATGACCCAGCGACTGAGCCTCCCCACAGACACGCTCCAGGAGCTGCTGGAGGTGCACGCAGCCTGTGAGAAGGAAGCCATCGCCATCTTCATGAGGGACTCCTTCAAGGATGACGAGCAGACGTTCCAGAAGAAGCTCACGGTAATGTGTCCTAGAATATATCCTTCCTGATTCCTTTCTTCTGGAATGATGCTGAGACTCCCCCTTTTTGACAAAATGGTTCCTGTGCTTCTTATCATAAAAGGAGTTTAAATTCTAATGAGTGATAGGGCTCTACAGGCTACAGGTCatcacttttctaaaaatttggcTTCTTATTTTCTGTTGTGACAAGACAAATTGCTCTTAGCAGCTTGAGACAACACACATCTATTAACTTATCATTCCTCAGGTCAGATCCCACCCAGGGTCTGTGGGTATTCTGCTTGGTGTACCATAGCTAAAAACAAGGTTCACATTAACTTGGTATCCACATGGACATTCTGGGGAACTCCGCTCCATCTTCAGCACAGCAACGGTgcactgttttcttcttctgtttctaATCTCTTGGACTACCTCTTCTGCCACCGATTGGAGAAGAATAATATGTAAAGTGCAAGTGTGATCAGGTAATATCCACCTGGGTAATCTCCATTTTGTAAAGTCAACATGTTCCATGCAATATAGTCTGTACACAGAATAATTGTTCATCATATTCACAAATCCAGGGACTAGGTAGAGTGTGGACCCTGGGAAAGAAAACTCATGGAGATCACAATTCTGCTTACCATTAGCACCTTCACTGAAAGTCTGACTTTCAGTCTTGCTTGACCATTATAAGTTACAAAAATCTCTTACTTTATATTGAGAAAACAAGCCTGATTGGAATTTATAAGTACAAGCAAAAAATTTCTGTTCCTATATTTTCACACACTCAAATTCTCAATGAAATCAGAATATAAGAAAAGTTGAAAACTCTAATTGGTGTGGTGTTgtttcactaagtcatgtctcactctgagatcccatggattatccccccaggcttctctgtccacacaattttccaggcaaggatactggagtgaactgccattttctacttcaggaaatcttcccaacctcgggattgaaccagcatctgtTGTGTGTCCTGCACTAGcttgcagattttttaccactgtgtcacctgggaagccctgctcagTGTATAGTTGATTCATTAGTAGGAAGTTGATTTcctatgtatgtatgttttatcCTTACCACCCATGTTGGCAGAAGAAGCACTTCATTCAATCATaattgtcttttcattgtttattGGTGATGGATAGATCACTATTAATGCTAATGCTGTTAAAGCAGTACTTTGCTTCTGCAAACCCGTTCATTGCACAGATATTGACACTGAGCCCAGGGAATTTAGGGGACTTCATACAAGTCACACAAAGAGTTGGTCGGAACTGGAACTACAACTGGTGCCTGACTCCATGTCTATTATTCTGAGTCTCATGTGCCCTGATGCTGTCAGACTGCTTCTTCCAAGGGAGCAAAACTGGACCATCCTGTCTAACAACTTCTTTCTATTGAATTTTCCCTTATTTCCTTGGCAGGACATCatggagaaaaagaaggacaGTTTCATGATCCAGAGTGAAGAGGCTTCTGTCAAATATTGTGAGGCTGAGCTTAAGCGGCTTTCAGAATTCTTGATGAAAAGTATTTCAGGAGGCACATTCTTTGTCCCTGGAGGACACAGTCTCTATTTAGAAGCAAGGAACAAGTTTGAACAAGACTATAAACTGGTTCCCAGGAAAGGAGTTAAGGTGAGGAGTAATGGGATAGGGAAAGAGCAACAGACTAGAGTCAAAGGGTCTTTGTTGGTTCATTTGGTTGCCAGATCCTGATTTGCACAGAGGCAGTTGGTGATGAGGAGGCTGACTTGGAAGCCCAGGAGGGTTCTGAGTCTAGTGCTGTTTTTCTGATGAGTTGAGTAAGGGTCCAGGAGATCCCAGGGCTGTTGgctgcccactggtgggtgagCCAGGTCCTAGGTCTAGTAACAGCCGACTAGAGGAGAGAGCCACATCCTGGGGTCTGGGTGCAGGGTCCAGGAGTTCCAGAGCATGTGTTGACCATGGTAGAGCCGTTAGGCTCCTGGATCTGGGGGATTTTGAAGATTCTGTTGGCCTGATATTGGTCCAGGTGGTCTTGAACCCAGCTGGCCCCAGGAATGACATGGCCTGCTAGTGAGTGGACTAGCCCCGCAGACTGGGAAACTGAGCTCTTTTGCACCTGGTATCTTCCCCTAATGTGTCCCAGGGTCTCTGGCTGGAGGGTGCTGGGGGTTTCAGGTCTGAGTCCTTCTGGTGAGTGGGACTGGGTCCCTGACTCTCTGGTAGGCACAGCCATGTCCAGAGGCAGCTGTGGGTTCAGGAGATCTGCTGGTGGATGCGGCTGCATGCATGTCTAGTCAGTTGCTTGGCATGAGGCATCCTAGTACTGGCATCTGCCTACCATTGCATTAGGATAGGGCTGGGTCTTAGGGCTAATAAGATAAGAGGAAGGTTCCAAAATGGCACTCGCCAGCACCAATGTCCAAGTGGTGGAAGGAGTTTCCCAGAATGTCTTCTGCCAGTGTCTGTGTCCCCAAGTGAAGCTCCAGTTGCCTCCAGCCAATCTGGGAGACTCTCCAGGGTCAGCAGGTAGGTGTGACCCAGGCTCCTATCAAGTTACCGTTTATTCTCTGGATCCTGGGACACGTGAGATTTAGTGTGCACCGTGTAAGGGCTAAGACTCTTATTTTCCCAGGCCCTCTAGGATTCCTGAATATCAGCTCCGCTGGCCTTCCAAGCAAATGTTCTATGGGTGTTTGTAGACATGCACATAATTCTCAGGTCTGTAACCATTGGGGAGCTTACAGAGGATAGAGAATTTACAGGATACAGTCTGTAGTTTACTGAACAATAATTTCCACAGCAAGACACTACGTCTTTTCTACCTGACAGGTCTTTGCTCCTTCTTGTTTCCTCAGGCAAACCAGGTCCTCCAGAGTTTCCTGCAGTCACAGGGAGGAGTAGAGGAAGCCATCCTGCAGGCAGACCAGGCCCTCACTGATGGGGACAAGGCCATGGCAGGTACAGGGAGGACTGTGCTCTCAGAGGGGAAGGTAGCTCCTCTGTTGTCTTTTGGCAGGTGTGGGAACAAACACTTCCTGACACCAGAGCTTCCTCTTCTTCTGTGGAACCTCTCTGCTACATATGGAAGTAAATGGGGGAGTTTGGGTTATATATACATCCAATCAGTGCTTCTACATCATATGCTGAAGCATGTTGTCTGACATGGTAGCAGGAACAGTCAGACTCCTTCCCACAATATTAAAACCACTTTATCTCTGAGCAAAGGAGGTGACAGCTCAGCATAGTCATGTTCTTCCCTCTTTAAAATTCTTGTGAAACAGCTGAGTGTGCCAAGAAGGATGCAGCTGAGAGGGAACAGGAGCTGCTAAGACAGAAACagaatgaagaggaacaaaaaatggAGGCACAAGAGAGAAGCTTCAAAGAAAACCTGGCCCAACTGCAAGAGAAGATGGATAGGGAAAGAGAAAACCTTCAGAAAGAGCAGGAAATGATGCTGGATCACAAGCTGAAGGTAAGTCTAGATGGGCCTGGGTGGGGCCTGATGGGGAAACCCTAACTCCTCAGGAATAAAGGGACAGGAATTTGACCTTAAATCAGATcccagaaggaaataaaaaaacataGAATTCACTGTAACATCAAAGAAATGTGAGTTGGTTTACCTTTGTAAGACTCAGCACCTTCTGTAGTGTTAGGGTTTGAATGGGACAAATAACATGGCCCAGGCTCCTGGACTGCTGTTCATGGTGATTATAGCGTCACATTTGTTCCCAAGTGAATAGGACCTCAGTCTTAGAGTCCTTAGAATTTGGGATACAAGCGTCAGAGACCTGGAATAGTTCCATCTGCTCCTGAAAATATCACATTGTACCTGGT is a window of Muntiacus reevesi chromosome 1, mMunRee1.1, whole genome shotgun sequence DNA encoding:
- the LOC136149308 gene encoding guanylate-binding protein 7-like, producing the protein MASGSTIMDPICLVRNQNNQLTVNPRALKILEQISQPVVVVAIAGLYRTGKSYLMNRLAGRNHGFRLGSTVRSETKGIWMWCVPHPSKENHTLVLLDTEGLGDVEKGDSKNDSWVFALAVLLSSTFIYNSMSTINHQALEQLHYVTELTKLIRTKSSPSSDEEEDSAKFVSFFPDFIWTVRDFMLELELDDCPITEDEYLENALKLIPGKDPKIQNSNMPRECIRKFFPKRKCFVFDRPTNDRRLLLRIEELSDNQLDVNFQKQSEDFCSYIFTHAKPKTLREGITVTGGGLGTLVEAYVDAINSGGVPCLENAVITLAERENSAAVQKAADHYSEQMTQRLSLPTDTLQELLEVHAACEKEAIAIFMRDSFKDDEQTFQKKLTDIMEKKKDSFMIQSEEASVKYCEAELKRLSEFLMKSISGGTFFVPGGHSLYLEARNKFEQDYKLVPRKGVKANQVLQSFLQSQGGVEEAILQADQALTDGDKAMAAECAKKDAAEREQELLRQKQNEEEQKMEAQERSFKENLAQLQEKMDRERENLQKEQEMMLDHKLKMQKELLTEGFKKEAEALNKEIDQLKEGIQTTEKSFNMSDILDMASVTLIAVLPGAYKVAGMGLKLLSDRMKAAEKP